One window of bacterium genomic DNA carries:
- a CDS encoding 50S ribosomal protein L32, with product MGLPKKRKSRSRSRMTRAVWLAAARTPSLVRCKHCSQMKPSHRICPNCGWYAGRQVQTVEAD from the coding sequence ATGGGTCTCCCCAAGAAGCGCAAGAGCCGCTCGCGCTCGCGCATGACGCGGGCCGTCTGGCTCGCCGCCGCGCGCACGCCCAGCCTGGTGCGCTGCAAGCACTGCAGTCAGATGAAGCCCAGCCACCGGATCTGCCCGAACTGCGGCTGGTACGCGGGCCGCCAGGTGCAGACGGTCGAGGCGGACTAG